One Silene latifolia isolate original U9 population chromosome 4, ASM4854445v1, whole genome shotgun sequence DNA segment encodes these proteins:
- the LOC141651900 gene encoding putative F-box protein At5g55150 has translation MSRWSNLHPDILSEIIERIKNPCDHIRCSSICSSWRSVAKRHRPALPHSIPGIMLSPRHSLYRNFIPLPHNSPPSKYIHHQQHLDLDVSRSDTCCGSYQGWLVLLVKRRSICLHNPFSKQHRLLPTLDKDVYKAVLSSSPSFDTNCVVLILFQTNGAAFCRLGDDSWKNLECYGYYSGFSDALFFGGKFYVVDDYGRIYACNVGDTILEQIEPQPSDISKMTRYKFYLVEIQGLLCRIVRKFLLDEEFYYNCDIIYADYDDRVSFPVSTREFRVSRMDRVTNKWVPVYNLGGYAIFLGCGNSFSLSELEMGGGVMKRNRIYFMDDRQMNTKHFGLDFPGRDMGIYDMMDMSIEPLFSDPLNELMDYPPAVWVTPLPW, from the coding sequence CCATGTGATCACATACGATGCAGTTCAATATGTTCTTCCTGGAGATCAGTCGCTAAGCGCCACCGTCCCGCTTTACCCCATTCAATTCCCGGCATCATGCTCTCTCCAAGACACTCCCTTTATCGCAATTTCATCCCTCTACCACACAATTCTCCCCCTTCTAAATATATCCACCACCaacaacatcttgatcttgatgTCTCTCGTTCCGACACGTGTTGTGGGTCTTACCAAGGATGGCTAGTCCTCCTCGTAAAGCGGCGGTCCATATGCCTCCACAATCCTTTCTCAAAACAGCACCGCTTGTTGCCCACATTGGACAAGGATGTCTATAAAGCTGTTCTCTCCTCCTCGCCTTCGTTTGACACAAACTGCGTCGTTTTGATTTTGTTTCAGACTAACGGTGCCGCGTTTTGTCGCCTTGGAGATGATTCTTGGAAGAATTTGGAATGCTATGGTTATTACTCTGGGTTTTCCGACGCTTTGTTTTTTGGGGGAAAATTCTATGTGGTGGATGACTACGGTAGGATCTACGCCTGCAATGTCGGCGACACGATATTGGAACAGATTGAACCGCAGCCGTCGGATATTTCCAAGATGACGAGGTATAAATTTTACTTGGTGGAAATCCAAGGGTTACTTTGTAGAATTGTAAGGAAATTTTTACTGGATGAGGAATTCTATTATAACTGTGATATCATTTACGCTGATTATGATGACCGAGTCTCATTTCCGGTTTCAACAAGAGAGTTTCGGGTTTCAAGAATGGATCGGGTCACGAATAAATGGGTTCCTGTCTATAATTTGGGTGGGTATGCAATATTCTTGGGTTGCGGTAACTCGTTTAGTCTAAGTGAGTTGGAGATGGGTGGTGGAGTGATGAAGCGTAACAGGATTTATTTTATGGATGACAGACAGATGAATACAAAGCATTTCGGGTTGGATTTCCCAGGACGAGACATGGGTATATATGATATGATGGATATGAGTATCGAACCGCTTTTTTCAGACCCTTTGAATGAGCTGATGGATTATCCTCCTGCAGTTTGGGTCACACCTTTGCCTTGGTAG
- the LOC141653782 gene encoding tubulin beta-9 chain, whose product MREILHIQGGQCGNQIGAKFWEVICAEHGIDTTGQYKGETDIQLERLNVYYNEATCGRFVPRAVLMDLEPGTMDSVRSGPYGQIFRPDNFVFGQSGAGNNWAKGHYTEGAELIDSVLDVVRKEAENCDCLQGFQVCHSLGGGTGSGMGTLLISKIREEYPDRMMLTFSVFPSPKVSDTVVEPYNATLSVHQLVENADECMVLDNEALYDICFRTLKLTTPSFGDLNHLISATMSGVTCCLRFPGQLNSDLRKLAVNLIPFPRLHFFMVGFAPLTSRGSQQYRALTVPELTQQMWDSKNMMCAADPRHGRYLTASAMFRGKMSTKEVDEQMINVQNKNSSYFVEWIPNNVKSTVCDIPPTGLKMASTFIGNSTSIQEMFRRVSEQFTAMFRRKAFLHWYTGEGMDEMEFTEAESNMNDLVSEYQQYQDATADEEEYEEEDGYEEEA is encoded by the exons ATGAGAGAAATCCTACACATCCAAGGAGGGCAATGTGGGAATCAAATCGGAGCAAAGTTCTGGGAAGTAATATGCGCCGAACACGGAATCGACACAACCGGTCAGTACAAGGGTGAAACTGATATCCAACTCGAGCGTCTTAATGTATACTATAATGAAGCCACGTGCGGTAGGTTTGTACCACGTGCTGTACTCATGGACCTTGAACCTGGTACCATGGACTCCGTCAGATCTGGTCCTTATGGTCAGATTTTCCGACCCGATAACTTTGTATTCGGTCAGTCTGGTGCTGGTAATAACTGGGCTAAAGGTCATTATACTGAAGGCGCTGAGCTTATTGACTCTGTTCTTGATGTTGTCCGAAAAGAAGCCGAAAATTGTGACTGTCTTCAAG GATTTCAGGTATGTCATTCTCTGGGCGGAGGTACGGGTTCAGGTATGGGAACGCTACTGATATCGAAGATCCGAGAGGAGTATCCAGACAGGATGATGCTTACTTTTTCTGTGTTCCCATCACCTAAGGTATCTGACACTGTAGTAGAGCCTTACAATGCTACTCTGTCAGTCCACCAGCTTGTTGAGAATGCTGACGAGTGTATGGTGCTTGACAATGAGGCTCTCTATGATATCTGCTTTCGTACTCTCAAGCTCACCACTCCCAGCT TTGGAGATCTTAATCATCTTATTTCTGCAACAATGAGTGGAGTTACCTGCTGCCTCCGATTCCCTGGACAGCTCAACTCTGACCTCAGGAAACTCGCAGTCAATCTCATTCCTTTCCCACGCCTCCACTTCTTTATGGTTGGGTTTGCACCACTCACATCTCGAGGGTCTCAACAATACCGAGCCCTTACTGTCCCTGAGCTTACTCAACAAATGTGGGATTCCAAGAACATGATGTGTGCCGCAGACCCACGCCATGGGAGATACCTGACCGCCTCAGCCATGTTCCGGGGTAAGATGAGCACCAAGGAGGTTGACGAGCAGATGATTAATGTCCAGAACAAGAACTCCTCGTACTTTGTCGAGTGGATTCCAAACAATGTCAAGTCCACTGTCTGTGACATCCCACCCACAG GTTTGAAGATGGCTTCCACATTCATCGGAAACTCAACTTCAATTCAAGAGATGTTTAGAAGGGTGAGCGAGCAATTCACGGCTATGTTCAGGCGGAAGGCTTTCTTGCATTGGTACACTGGTGAAGGGATGGACGAGATGGAATTCACGGAAGCCGAAAGCAACATGAATGATTTGGTGTCTGAGTACCAGCAGTACCAGGATGCAACTGCTGACGAAGAAGAATACGAGGAGGAAGACGGGTACGAGGAGGAGGCCTGA